GCGGCCTCGTCGTAGCGGCCCATGACGGTCAGCGCGGCCAGCAGGGAGGACAGCGGCATGCCGATCGTGGTGCCCCACGCCTGGGCGGGCATCTCGTCCAGGGCGGTTCGGGCGTAGCGTTCGGCGTCGCCCGGACGGCCCCGACGCAGGGCGATGTGGCTGCGCAGGACCATCAGCGGGGGCCGCCAGCCACGTCCGGCGGCGCCGTCGAGGCGTTCCAGCAGCCGGTCGCAGGCGGCCTCGGCCCGTTCGGTGCGGTCGGAGTAGAGGAGGGCGAGCAGCGCGAACTCCACCTTCTCCCAGGACCGGTACGTGAGTGAGGTGCCGCGCAGCACCTGTTCGGCACCGAGCAGGCCGTTCTCGTCGGCCGATCCGCCGAGTACGTCGGTGAGCACAGCGGCGGACTGGAGCCGGGGGTCGGCGCGGACCAGGGCGGAGGAACCGTCGTCGCGTGCGCCGACGGCGGTGAGCGGAGGCAGGTGGCGGAGGGTCCCGGGGTGGGAGGTCGCGGCGAGCCGGCGCAGCAGCCACAGGCCCGCGGACGTCTCGGCGCCGACCTCATGCTTGCCGGACTCCTCGAACAGATGCGAGAGCACCTGTTCGGCGTCGGTGGCGCGGCCGTGCCGCAGCAGATAGGTCGCCACGTCGATGCCGTGGCCGGCGTCCAGTTCACCGGAGCGCACGGCGGTGACCAGGGCGGGCAGATGGCGTACGGCGTTGCCCGGGTGGGTCTGCCACTCGATGCCGGCGAGCATGGTGAGGACTTCCGCGCGGTGCCGGTCGTCCGGGCTGTGGGTGAGGGCGTGGTCGGCGCAGCGCCTGGCGCGGACCCCGTCGCCCTCGGCGAGCGCCTGCCGTGCCGCGTCGCACAGCACCTCGACGCTCCAGGCGTCGCAGGTCTCATTGGTCAACAACAGCCGTTCGGCGACGTCGTTTTCGGGGGCTCCGTGATCGTACAGGAGGCGAGCTGTGCGGTATTGGAGGCGGCTCAGTTCGCCGGGTTCCACGTGCAGCAGCACCGCGCGGCGTACGGCGCCGCCGCGGAAGCCGCGGTCCGCGAGCAGGCCGGCCGTCTCCAGGGCGTGCACGGTGTTCTCGGCCAGGGCCGGAGGGAGGGAGAGAAACCGCTCCAGCAGGTCGAGGTCGCACCGGTCGCCGAGCAGCGCGATCGCGCGTGCCACGGCGAGGGCCGGCTCCTCGCTGCGGCAGAGGCAGCCGAGCACGGCCTGAAGAAACGCATCTCCTGCGCCCGGCCAGGCTTGCGGGGCGTCGGGCGCCCGGCGGGCGGCGTCGGCCAGGTCGTCCGCGAGGGCGTGCGCGAGCAGAGGGCTTCCGCCGGCCAGCATGGCACACGTCGTGACCAGTTCGGGCGTGGCCCGGGTACCGAGTCGTCCGCGGATCAGCTGGGCCACACCGTGTTCGGTGAGCGGGCCGAGCGGCACGGTGACGCAGTGCGACTGCCCGACGAGCTCGGCCCTCAGGCCGGGCTGCGGGTGCTGCCTGCTGGTGCGCTCGGTGAGGACGACGGCGATGCGCGCGGTACCGATCCTGCGGACGAGGTACATCAGGAACCGCCACGACTCCTGGTCGGCCAGGTGCACATCGTCGACACACACCAACAGGGGTTCGGACCTGCACAGTTCGAAGAGCGGCCCGCTCAGTTCGGAGGTCTGCTGGGTGGCGTGCGAGAGGTCCGCGGGGGATACCGGGCCGGACCGGAGGGCGGTGAGCCCGGGGTGCCGGAGCAACTGGTCCACGACGCCGAGGGGCGTGTCCTGCTCGGCCTGTGAGCCGGCCGCGCGCAGGACAGTCGTACCGGCCGCGGCGGCCTCGTCGCAGAGCGCCCCGAGCAGAGCGGACTTGCCGCTCCC
This sequence is a window from Streptomyces sp. NBC_01217. Protein-coding genes within it:
- a CDS encoding helix-turn-helix transcriptional regulator — encoded protein: MTARPPLVERDEEIFGLLDAVTDIDAGNGVVRLLTGPVGSGKSALLGALCDEAAAAGTTVLRAAGSQAEQDTPLGVVDQLLRHPGLTALRSGPVSPADLSHATQQTSELSGPLFELCRSEPLLVCVDDVHLADQESWRFLMYLVRRIGTARIAVVLTERTSRQHPQPGLRAELVGQSHCVTVPLGPLTEHGVAQLIRGRLGTRATPELVTTCAMLAGGSPLLAHALADDLADAARRAPDAPQAWPGAGDAFLQAVLGCLCRSEEPALAVARAIALLGDRCDLDLLERFLSLPPALAENTVHALETAGLLADRGFRGGAVRRAVLLHVEPGELSRLQYRTARLLYDHGAPENDVAERLLLTNETCDAWSVEVLCDAARQALAEGDGVRARRCADHALTHSPDDRHRAEVLTMLAGIEWQTHPGNAVRHLPALVTAVRSGELDAGHGIDVATYLLRHGRATDAEQVLSHLFEESGKHEVGAETSAGLWLLRRLAATSHPGTLRHLPPLTAVGARDDGSSALVRADPRLQSAAVLTDVLGGSADENGLLGAEQVLRGTSLTYRSWEKVEFALLALLYSDRTERAEAACDRLLERLDGAAGRGWRPPLMVLRSHIALRRGRPGDAERYARTALDEMPAQAWGTTIGMPLSSLLAALTVMGRYDEAAELLDRPVPHSLYETRHGLHYLHARGEFKLATGNAQSAAEDLLICGDLMRAWDMDLPGLVPWRSSAARALLRLGKRQQAVALVEEEMRLLPPGPSRARGIALRASAAVGELKNRPSLLREAVRELQRCDDLAEEAAALADLGFAYQSLGDNKRSRAMMNRAWHGAKRCGAEPLCRELSGLFPERPSHEWDASGAVAAPVAEALPEGLSEAELRVASLAAMGHTNREISRELFITVSTVEQHLTRVYRKLNVGKRGELLDRLGLVAPGGAATA